In Malus sylvestris chromosome 15, drMalSylv7.2, whole genome shotgun sequence, a single genomic region encodes these proteins:
- the LOC126605445 gene encoding O-fucosyltransferase 31-like isoform X2 gives MVFELQFSPRGGALGALLLLLLPVFLPTLFSPLGHASPSMYSEWNVPKSKHQRLLMSALQRQTSEGELSDLWAPLASESWKPCAESSVAPSLPEKSEGFIQVFLDGGLNQQRMGICDAVAVARILNATLVIPYLEVNPVWRDSSSFMDIFDVDHFINVLKDDIRIVKELPSDFSWSTREYYATAIRATRVKTAPVHASAHWYLENVLPVVQSYGIAAIAPFSHRLTFDNLPMDIQRLRCKVNFQALVFVPHIRALGDALISRLRYPSTKSGGVGTNHLQEMPDVKEKQGAGKFVVLHLRFDKDMAAHSACDFGGGKAEKLALAKYRQVIWQGRVLNSQFTDEELRSQGRCPLTPEEIGLLLAALGFDNNTRLYLASHKVYGGEARIATLRKLFPLMEDKKSLASSEERAQIKGKASLLAAVDYYVSMHSDIFVSASPGNMHNALVGHRTYENLKTIRPSMSLLGQLFLNKTLSWSEFQQSVVKGHENRQGQIRIRKPKQSIYTYPAPDCMCEG, from the exons ATGGTGTTCGAGCTTCAGTTTTCTCCCAGAGGAGGAGCACTCGGTGCTCTTCTGCTGCTTCTCCTTCCAGTTTTCTTGCCCACTTTGTTCAGTCCATTGGGCCATGCTTCTCCTTCCATGTACTCG GAATGGAATGTTCCAAAATCTAAGCACCAACGCCTTCTCATGAGTGCTTTACAACGCCAAACT TCAGAAGGGGAACTATCGGATCTATGGGCTCCATTGGCCAGCGAATCATGGAAACCTTGTGCAGAATCATCAGTTGCCCCTT CATTACCGGAGAAATCTGAGGGATTCATCCAAGTGTTTCTTGATGGAGGGCTGAACCAGCAGAGGATGGGG aTATGTGATGCAGTAGCAGTTGCTAGAATACTGAATGCAACCCTTGTGATCCCGTACCTTGAAGTAAATCCTGTATGGCGAGATTCGAG CTCTTTCATGGATATATTTGACGTTGATCATTTCATTAATGTATTGAAGGATGATATTAGAATAGTTAAAGAGCTACCTTCTGATTTCTCGTGGAGCACGAGGGAGTACTATGCAACAGCAATCCGAGCTACGAGAGTTAAGACAGCACCTGTCCATGCTTCAGCCCACTGGTATCTAGAGAATGTATTGCCCGTAGTTCAGAG TTATGGAATAGCAGCGATTGCCCCTTTCTCCCACCGCCTGACATTTGACAACTTGCCTATGGACATCCAACGGCTACGCTGTAAGGTCAACTTTCAAGCATTAGTGTTTGTCCCTCATATTAGAGCTCTTGGAGATGCTCTGATCAGCCGCCTTAGATATCCTTCTACCAAAAGTGGGGGAGTTGGTACCAACCACTTGCAGGAGATGCCAGATGTGAAAGAAAAGCAAGGGGCAGGGAAATTTGTTGTGCTACATTTACGGTTTGATAAG GATATGGCAGCCCATTCGGCCTGTGATTTTGGTGGTGGAAAAGCTGAAAAACTGGCTCTGGCCAAATATCGACAAGTGATCTGGCAGGGAAGGGTCCTTAACTCCCAGTTCACTGACGAAGAGTTGAGGAGTCAGGGGCGTTGTCCATTAACTCCTGAAGAGATTGGATTGCTGCTTGCAGCTTTGGGATTTGACAACAATACTCGCCTCTATCTTGCTTCCCACAAG GTATACGGTGGGGAAGCTAGGATTGCAACTTTGCGAAAATTGTTTCCACTTATGGAAGATAAAAAGAGCCTTGCTTCTTCAGAAGAACGGGCCCAAATCAAAGGAAAGGCTTCTCTGTTAGCAGCGGTTGATTACTACGTTAGCATGCACAGTGACATCTTCGTTTCTGCTTCTCCAGGAAACATGCACAATGCACTG GTAGGGCACCGAACTTACGAGAACTTGAAGACCATCAGGCCAAGTATGTCACTACTGGGCCAGCTCTTCCTAAACAAAACCCTTAGCTGGTCGGAATTCCAGCAGTCGGTAGTAAAAGGGCACGAAAACAGGCAAGGGCAAATCAGGATCAGAAAGCCTAAGCAGTCCATATACACCTATCCTGCTCCCGACTGCATGTGCGAGGGATGA
- the LOC126605445 gene encoding O-fucosyltransferase 39-like isoform X1, producing MVFELQFSPRGGALGALLLLLLPVFLPTLFSPLGHASPSMYSGLNVMTKSTFQEWNVPKSKHQRLLMSALQRQTSEGELSDLWAPLASESWKPCAESSVAPSLPEKSEGFIQVFLDGGLNQQRMGICDAVAVARILNATLVIPYLEVNPVWRDSSSFMDIFDVDHFINVLKDDIRIVKELPSDFSWSTREYYATAIRATRVKTAPVHASAHWYLENVLPVVQSYGIAAIAPFSHRLTFDNLPMDIQRLRCKVNFQALVFVPHIRALGDALISRLRYPSTKSGGVGTNHLQEMPDVKEKQGAGKFVVLHLRFDKDMAAHSACDFGGGKAEKLALAKYRQVIWQGRVLNSQFTDEELRSQGRCPLTPEEIGLLLAALGFDNNTRLYLASHKVYGGEARIATLRKLFPLMEDKKSLASSEERAQIKGKASLLAAVDYYVSMHSDIFVSASPGNMHNALVGHRTYENLKTIRPSMSLLGQLFLNKTLSWSEFQQSVVKGHENRQGQIRIRKPKQSIYTYPAPDCMCEG from the exons ATGGTGTTCGAGCTTCAGTTTTCTCCCAGAGGAGGAGCACTCGGTGCTCTTCTGCTGCTTCTCCTTCCAGTTTTCTTGCCCACTTTGTTCAGTCCATTGGGCCATGCTTCTCCTTCCATGTACTCG GGGCTTAATGTGATGACGAAGTCGACTTTTCAGGAATGGAATGTTCCAAAATCTAAGCACCAACGCCTTCTCATGAGTGCTTTACAACGCCAAACT TCAGAAGGGGAACTATCGGATCTATGGGCTCCATTGGCCAGCGAATCATGGAAACCTTGTGCAGAATCATCAGTTGCCCCTT CATTACCGGAGAAATCTGAGGGATTCATCCAAGTGTTTCTTGATGGAGGGCTGAACCAGCAGAGGATGGGG aTATGTGATGCAGTAGCAGTTGCTAGAATACTGAATGCAACCCTTGTGATCCCGTACCTTGAAGTAAATCCTGTATGGCGAGATTCGAG CTCTTTCATGGATATATTTGACGTTGATCATTTCATTAATGTATTGAAGGATGATATTAGAATAGTTAAAGAGCTACCTTCTGATTTCTCGTGGAGCACGAGGGAGTACTATGCAACAGCAATCCGAGCTACGAGAGTTAAGACAGCACCTGTCCATGCTTCAGCCCACTGGTATCTAGAGAATGTATTGCCCGTAGTTCAGAG TTATGGAATAGCAGCGATTGCCCCTTTCTCCCACCGCCTGACATTTGACAACTTGCCTATGGACATCCAACGGCTACGCTGTAAGGTCAACTTTCAAGCATTAGTGTTTGTCCCTCATATTAGAGCTCTTGGAGATGCTCTGATCAGCCGCCTTAGATATCCTTCTACCAAAAGTGGGGGAGTTGGTACCAACCACTTGCAGGAGATGCCAGATGTGAAAGAAAAGCAAGGGGCAGGGAAATTTGTTGTGCTACATTTACGGTTTGATAAG GATATGGCAGCCCATTCGGCCTGTGATTTTGGTGGTGGAAAAGCTGAAAAACTGGCTCTGGCCAAATATCGACAAGTGATCTGGCAGGGAAGGGTCCTTAACTCCCAGTTCACTGACGAAGAGTTGAGGAGTCAGGGGCGTTGTCCATTAACTCCTGAAGAGATTGGATTGCTGCTTGCAGCTTTGGGATTTGACAACAATACTCGCCTCTATCTTGCTTCCCACAAG GTATACGGTGGGGAAGCTAGGATTGCAACTTTGCGAAAATTGTTTCCACTTATGGAAGATAAAAAGAGCCTTGCTTCTTCAGAAGAACGGGCCCAAATCAAAGGAAAGGCTTCTCTGTTAGCAGCGGTTGATTACTACGTTAGCATGCACAGTGACATCTTCGTTTCTGCTTCTCCAGGAAACATGCACAATGCACTG GTAGGGCACCGAACTTACGAGAACTTGAAGACCATCAGGCCAAGTATGTCACTACTGGGCCAGCTCTTCCTAAACAAAACCCTTAGCTGGTCGGAATTCCAGCAGTCGGTAGTAAAAGGGCACGAAAACAGGCAAGGGCAAATCAGGATCAGAAAGCCTAAGCAGTCCATATACACCTATCCTGCTCCCGACTGCATGTGCGAGGGATGA
- the LOC126605444 gene encoding mechanosensitive ion channel protein 2, chloroplastic-like codes for MVLAGSLQLSHGLGLCKNQRYREQFKCGIERDKLHSLNTGLTSRFVFQKQDSWSMSLSDNVYRPLHTVSHRYQAFKCHSVLTSGQHGLKTAAMALTRSYNALQGCPLVFKLVPSVGLIIFSVWGLPPLMRLIRNLVLQKSDSSWKKSNTHYVTTSYIQPLLLWTGAILICRALDPVVLSTEASQAVKKRLLDFIRSLSTVLAFAYCLSSAIQQAQKFFMESSDSSTTRNMGFQFAGKAVYSAVWVAAVSLFMELLGFSTQRWLTAGGLGTVLLTLAGREIFTNFLSSVMIHATRPFVANEWIQTKIEGYDVSGTVEHVGWWSPTIIRGEDREAVHIPNHQFTVNVVRNLSQKTHWRIKTHLAISHLDVHKINNIVADMRKVLSKNPQVEQQRLHRRVFLDNVTPENQALLILISCFVKTSHYEEYLCVKEAIMLDLLRVISHHKARLATPIRTVQKMYSDPDLDSVPFADSMYNHAGARSRRPFILIEPSYKINGEDKKRSRTQTSGERDGKATMRPSPDSKARETPTSDTKSDSKAGATSVSDSKTRETPTSDTTAGAKSGETPNSNTKEDPKGAKSSTSNPKVSDKETVKSTLNSVSKSNSRDTEKSDSDSRATGIASNNSVQNSDRKQQKTASGSTTSPVKQEGERTPVPEPPISRPAIEENIVLGVALEGSKRTLPIEEAMASPSAHAEANDLAPSHNGTASPIKGKKNDQVPAAPGSTSGND; via the exons ATGGTTCTTGCTGGTTCATTGCAATTGTCCCATGGATTGGGACTTTGCAAGAATCAGAGGTACAGAGAACAATTTAAG TGTGGAATAGAAAGGGACAAGTTACATTCCTTAAACACCGGCCTTACATCAAGATTTGTG TTTCAGAAGCAGGATTCTTGGAGTATGAGTTTGTCAGACAATGTATACAGGCCCTTACATACTGTATCTCACAGATATCAAGCATTTAAGTGCCATTCCGTGCTAACATCAGGCCAACATGGCTTGAAGACAGCTGCGATGGCGTTGAcaag ATCATATAATGCTTTGCAAGGTTGTCCTCTTGTATTCAAATTGGTTCCATCAGTTGGCCTCATTATTTTTTCCGTATGGGGTCTTCCACCACTTATGCGCCTGATCAGAAATCTGGTCCTTCAA AAGAGTGATAGTAGTTGGAAAAAGAGCAATACGCATTACGTGACAACCTCATATATTCAACCTTTGCTGCTTTGGACAGGAGCAATTCTCATTTGCAG GGCATTGGATCCAGTCGTTCTATCTACAGAAGCTAGCCAGGCTGTTAAGAAACGGCTTTTGGATTTTATAAGATCATTGTCAACTGTTCTGGCATTTGCCTATTGTTTATCAAG TGCGATTCAACAAGCACAGAAATTTTTTATGGAGAGTAGTGACTCCAGTACTACAAGAAAT atGGGTTTTCAATTTGCCGGGAAGGCTGTTTACTCTGCAGTATGGGTTGCTGCTGTTTCGTTATTCATGGAGTTGCTAGGTTTCTCTACCCAAAGGTGGCTTACTGCAGGAGGTCTTGGGACAGTACTATTGACTCTGGCTGGTCGTGAG ATCTTCACCAATTTCCTGTCAAGTGTAATGATTCATGCGACTCGCCCTTTTGTTGCAAATGAATGGATTCAAACAAAAATCGAAGGCTATGATGTATCTGGAACTGTTGAG CATGTGGGTTGGTGGTCACCGACAATTATAAGAGGTGAAGATCGTGAAGCAGTTCACATTCCAAACCACCAGTTCACAGTGAATGTTGTGAGAAATCTCAGTCAAAAAACTCATTGGCGTATCAAAACTCACCTTGCCATCAGCCATTTGGATGTCCATAAGATAAAT AATATTGTTGCAGACATGCGCAAAGTCTTGTCCAAGAACCCTCAAGTTGAGCAGCAGAGGTTGCATAGAAGAGTATTTCTGGATAATGTTACCCCTGAAAACCAAGCTCTTTTG ATCTTGATTTCCTGTTTTGTGAAGACGTCACATTATGAAGAGTATCTGTGCGTTAAG GAAGCTATAATGTTGGATCTTCTTAGAGTCATTAGCCATCACAAGGCCCGACTTGCCACACCAATTCGTACGGTTCAGAAAATGTATAGTGATCCCGATTTGGACAGTGTGCCATTTGCAGATTCAATGTATAACCATGCTGGAGCAAGATCCAGACGCCCATTCATACTGATTGAACCCTCATACAAAATCAATGGAGAAGATAAAAAAAGGAGTCGTACGCAAACCAGTGGAGAGCGAGATGGGAAGGCCACAATGCGGCCATCTCCTGACTCCAAGGCCAGAGAAACACCAACTTCTGACACCAAGTCAGATTCTAAAGCCGGAGCAACATCAGTATCTGACTCCAAGACCAGAGAAACACCAACATCTGATACCACAGCAGGTGCCAAGAGTGGAGAAACGCCAAATTCAAacacaaaggaggacccgaAGGGTGCAAAATCATCTACATCTAATCCCAAAGTTAGTGACAAAGAAACAGTGAAGTCAACACTTAATTCGGTCTCCAAGTCAAATTCTAGAGACACTGAAAAGTCTGATTCTGACTCCAGAGCAACGGGCATAGCATCTAATAATTCGGTGCAGAACTCTGACAGAAAGCAACAAAAGACTGCAAGTGGATCAACGACTTCTCCAGTGAAACAGGAAGGTGAAAGGACGCCTGTTCCCGAGCCACCAATATCAAGGCCTGCTATAGAAGAAAACATAGTGCTTGGTGTTGCTTTAGAGGGCTCAAAGAGAACCCTTCCGATTGAGGAGGCGATGGCTTCCCCTTCGGCTCATGCAGAGGCAAACGATTTGGCTCCTTCCCACAATGGAACTGCATCTCCTATTAAGGGTAAGAAAAATGATCAGGTTCCGGCTGCACCAGGGTCAACATCTGGAAATGATTGA